A genomic region of Diceros bicornis minor isolate mBicDic1 chromosome 39, mDicBic1.mat.cur, whole genome shotgun sequence contains the following coding sequences:
- the SF3B5 gene encoding splicing factor 3B subunit 5 produces MTDRYTIHSQLEHLQSKYIGTGHADTTKWEWLVNQHRDSYCSYMGHFDLLNYFAIAENESKARVRFNLMEKMLQPCGPPADKPEEN; encoded by the coding sequence ATGACGGACCGCTACACCATCCACAGCCAGCTGGAGCACCTGCAGTCCAAGTACATCGGCACGGGCCACGCCGACACCACCAAGTGGGAGTGGCTGGTGAACCAGCACCGCGACTCCTACTGCTCTTACATGGGCCACTTCGACCTTCTCAACTACTTCGCCATTGCGGAGAACGAGAGCAAAGCGCGAGTCCGCTTCAACCTGATGGAGAAGATGCTGCAGCCCTGCGGGCCGCCGGCCGACAAGCCCGAGGAGAACTGA